A window of the Dunckerocampus dactyliophorus isolate RoL2022-P2 chromosome 21, RoL_Ddac_1.1, whole genome shotgun sequence genome harbors these coding sequences:
- the LOC129174118 gene encoding leucine-rich repeat-containing protein 19-like isoform X1, protein MGPSQQPLRLLWLVTIVAITTKTDEGLVQNLTNKLLPAIPPNSRNTSVTKLLMEGNRITLTEGDRLSLAGYSQLVELYLDANKVTRIPVAYFSVVPHLRVLSLSRNQIDNLEPEALSGLDALMAVNMSYNQLTSLPAQLLRGLNHLQVVDLQGNPWNCTCPLLTHIEELRASGVPIAGPNTKCASPEGQAGRDLFEAIARCFPTSPPSSTADATNTTGGFRQSPVRTTLPRMMQTSSQDDSVNDEQRPASGNTWKFAAWVAALALTTSMLIVCAIKGPSWYRLYHNYRHRQLRQEENDDGRTASSIYSETGRYVNQQTFTFDRHGAQEEDDAHYFEDPYIKTEE, encoded by the exons ATGGGCCCGTCCCAGCAACCACTCCGGCTGCTGTGGTTGGTCACCATCGTGGCAATAACGACCAAGACTGATGAAGGACTC GTTCAAAACTTAACCAACAAGCTTCTGCCGGCTATCCCTCCTAACAGCCGCAACACCTCCGTTACTAAACTGTTGATGGAGGGGAATCGGATCACTCTCACCGAAGGGGACAGGCTATCCCTGGCCGGTTATTCCCAACTGGTGGAGCTCTACTTGGATGCCAACAAAGTGACCCGCATACCCGTCGCGTACTTCTCCGTTGTACCACACCTCAGAGTGCTGTCGCTGTCCAGGAACCAAATCGACAA CCTAGAACCCGAGGCCTTGTCTGGCCTTGATGCCCTCATGGCGGTGAACATGTCCTACAACCAACTGACAAGTCTCCCTGCACAACTACTCCGAGGGCTTAATCATCTACAG GTCGTGGACCTGCAGGGCAACCCGTGGAATTGCACCTGTCCGCTGCTGACCCACATTGAAGAATTAAGAGCATCAGGAGTGCCGATCG CAGGGCCAAATACAAAATGTGCTTCACCAGAGGGACAAGCGGGACGGGATCTTTTTGAGGCGATAGCTCGGTGCTTTCCAACCTCGCCGCCCTCCTCCACTGCGGATGCAACAAACACAACCGGTGGCTTTCGACAGTCGCCGGTGCGAACCACTTTGCCAAGAATGATGCAGACTTCCAGCCAGGACGACAGCGTCAATGACG AACAAAGGCCTGCTTCTGGAAACACATGGAAGTTTGCAGCGTGGGTTGCGGCCTTGGCGCTGACTACGTCCATGCTCATTGTGTGCGCCATCAAAGGCCCCTCGTGGTATCGGCTCTACCATAACTACCGACATCGACAACTGCGGCAAGAAGAAAACGACGACGGCCGCACGGCTTCCAGCATCTACTCAGAGACCGGAAGATACGTGAACCAGCAGACGTTCACCTTTGACCGTCACGGGGCCCAGGAGGAAGATGACGCACACTACTTTGAGGATCCTTACATCAAGACTGAGGAGTAG
- the LOC129174118 gene encoding leucine-rich repeat-containing protein 19-like isoform X2, with product MKDSRNTSVTKLLMEGNRITLTEGDRLSLAGYSQLVELYLDANKVTRIPVAYFSVVPHLRVLSLSRNQIDNLEPEALSGLDALMAVNMSYNQLTSLPAQLLRGLNHLQVVDLQGNPWNCTCPLLTHIEELRASGVPIAGPNTKCASPEGQAGRDLFEAIARCFPTSPPSSTADATNTTGGFRQSPVRTTLPRMMQTSSQDDSVNDEQRPASGNTWKFAAWVAALALTTSMLIVCAIKGPSWYRLYHNYRHRQLRQEENDDGRTASSIYSETGRYVNQQTFTFDRHGAQEEDDAHYFEDPYIKTEE from the exons ATGAAGGACTC CCGCAACACCTCCGTTACTAAACTGTTGATGGAGGGGAATCGGATCACTCTCACCGAAGGGGACAGGCTATCCCTGGCCGGTTATTCCCAACTGGTGGAGCTCTACTTGGATGCCAACAAAGTGACCCGCATACCCGTCGCGTACTTCTCCGTTGTACCACACCTCAGAGTGCTGTCGCTGTCCAGGAACCAAATCGACAA CCTAGAACCCGAGGCCTTGTCTGGCCTTGATGCCCTCATGGCGGTGAACATGTCCTACAACCAACTGACAAGTCTCCCTGCACAACTACTCCGAGGGCTTAATCATCTACAG GTCGTGGACCTGCAGGGCAACCCGTGGAATTGCACCTGTCCGCTGCTGACCCACATTGAAGAATTAAGAGCATCAGGAGTGCCGATCG CAGGGCCAAATACAAAATGTGCTTCACCAGAGGGACAAGCGGGACGGGATCTTTTTGAGGCGATAGCTCGGTGCTTTCCAACCTCGCCGCCCTCCTCCACTGCGGATGCAACAAACACAACCGGTGGCTTTCGACAGTCGCCGGTGCGAACCACTTTGCCAAGAATGATGCAGACTTCCAGCCAGGACGACAGCGTCAATGACG AACAAAGGCCTGCTTCTGGAAACACATGGAAGTTTGCAGCGTGGGTTGCGGCCTTGGCGCTGACTACGTCCATGCTCATTGTGTGCGCCATCAAAGGCCCCTCGTGGTATCGGCTCTACCATAACTACCGACATCGACAACTGCGGCAAGAAGAAAACGACGACGGCCGCACGGCTTCCAGCATCTACTCAGAGACCGGAAGATACGTGAACCAGCAGACGTTCACCTTTGACCGTCACGGGGCCCAGGAGGAAGATGACGCACACTACTTTGAGGATCCTTACATCAAGACTGAGGAGTAG